The Mycobacterium avium subsp. avium genomic sequence GGTCCGCTTGGCCGTGCCGGGCAGCACGTCGAGGCTGATGAAGTAGCCGCCCTTGGGCTCGGTCCACGAGGCGATCTTGGAGTCGCTGAGCCGCTGGTCGAGGATCTCGAGCGCCAGCGCGAATTTCGGCGCCAGGATCTGCTGGTGGCGCAGCATGTGCAGCCGCACCCCGTCGGCGTCGCGGAAGAAGCGCAGGTGCCGCAGCTGGTTGACCTTGTCCGGTCCGATCGACTTCTTGCCCGCGTATTGCAGGTACCAGGCGATGTTGCCCAGCGAGCCGCCGAAGAAGCTCACCCCGGCGCCGGCGAAGGTGATCTTGGAGGTGGACGCGAACACGTAGGGCCGGTTCGGGTTGCCGGCCGCGGCTGCCAGCCCCAGCACGTCGACCTGCCGGATGAAGTCGTGCGTGAGCGTGTGCACCGCGTACGCGTTGTCCCAGAACAGCCGGAAGTCGGCCGCCGCGGTGCGCATCTGGACCAGCCGCAGCACCGTGTCCCAGGAGTACGTGACCCCGGTGGGGTTGCCGAACACCGGCACCGTCCACATGCCCTTGATGGCGGGGTCGGCGGCGACCAGCTCCTCGATCAGGCCGACGTCGGGCCCGTCGGACAGCATCGGGACGGGGATCATCTCGATGCCCATCGTCTCGGTGATGGCGAAGTGCCGGTCGTAGCCGGGGACCGGGCACAGGAACTTGACGCTCGGTTCGTCCTTCCAGGGCCGCTGCGAGTCGACGCCGCCGTAGAGCATGGAGAAGGCGACCAGGTCGTGCATCAGCTCCAGGCTGGAGTTGTTGCCCGCGATGAGGTTTTGCACCGGGATGCCGAGCAGCTCGCCGAAGATCGCGCGCAGTTCCGGCAGGCCGTGCAGGCCGCCGTAGTTGCGGGTGTCGGTGCCCTCGCTGTCGCGGTAGTCGTCGCCGGGCAGGGACAGCAGGGCGTTGGACAGGTCGAGCTGCGCGGGCGCCGGTTTGCCGCGGGTCAGGTCCAGCGACAGCTTCTTGGCCTGCAGGTCCGCGTAGCCCTGCTGGTGGCGGGCGTGCACTTCGGCGAGTTCGGCAGGGGTGAGGGACTCCAGCGACACCATGGCTATTGCGGGCCCTTTCGCCGTCCGACCGGGTGGAATCCGTGGCGATCGCAAGCGCGGCGGAGCCGGGCGTAGCGGGTCGCCACTCATCGAATCCAGTGGCGATCGCAAGCGCGGCGGAGCCGGGCGTAGCGGGTCGCCACGCATCGAAGGTAGGGGACCCCGCGCACCCGACAGAGCCCGTTGACCCTTGCTGCCTTCCGGCCCTGGGGGAGTTCACAGGATAGACGCCGCGCGGGGTCCACCCAGAGTCTAATACCCGACCCGGAGCAACTGGCGGCGGCGGTCAGGCGCTCGGTTACCATGGCCACGGAGGATTCGCCTAGTGGCCTATGGCGCTCGCCTGGAACGCGGGTTGGGTTAATAGCCCTCGCGGGTTCAAATCCCGCATCCTCCGCCATTGGTCCGCCCAGCGGACGCGCACAACGTGGGCCGGCTCCAGCCGGTCTTGCATGAGGAGGCTTATGGGGCGCAAGGTCGCCATCCCGTGGCACGCGTCATTTTCGATCGCTGCCGGCGTCCTCTACTTCTTCTTCGTGTTGCCCCGCTGGCCCGAACTGATGGGTGACACGACGCATTCGCTGGGGACGGCGCTGCGGATCGTGGCGGGTGTGCTGGTCGCGCTGGCGGCGCTGCCGGTGGTGTTCACCCTGTTGCGCACCCGCAAGCCCGAGCTGGGCACGCCGCAGCTGGCGTTGTCGCTGCGGGTCGCCTCGATCGTGGCGCACGTGCTGGCCGGGTTGTTGATCATCGGGACGGCGGTCAGCGAGATCTGGCTGAGCCTGGATGCCGCCGGCCGGTGGTTGTTCGGGATTTACGGCGCGGCCGCCGCGATCGCGCTGCTCGGCATTTTCGCGTTCTACCTCTCGTTCGTCGCGGAACTGCCACCGCCGCCGCCCAAACCGATCAAGGCCAAGAAGCCCAAGAAGCGCCGGCTGCGTCGCAAGAAGGCCGGCGAAGAGGTGGAGACGGCCGAAACGGCTGAAGCGGAAGAGGCCGAGGCGGAAGAGGCCGACGAGACCGAAGCGGCGCAGACCGTCACGGCCGAAACCGAAGCAGCCGAAGCAGCCGGGGAAACCGAAGCAGCCGAAGACACCGCCGAGGCCGAGAAGCCCGCCGCAAACGAGCCCGAAGCCGAGACGCTCGTGGCCGAGGACAGCGACGAATCGCGGGCCAAGCTGCGCAACCGCCGCCCGACGGGCAAGGGCACGCACCGGATGCGGCGCCGGCGCACCCGGGCCGGCGTCGCGGTCGACCAAACCGCCGAGCAGTCCGGCGACGACGCCGACGAGGACTAGCGCGCCACCGCCAGCAGCACCGGAATCGGCGTGTTCTCGTCGGTGTGATAACTCGCGCACACCCGGTGATAGCCGTCGGCGATCTGCAACGGGACACCGGCCAGGAAGTCGCCGCGCACCAACAGGATCGGCGACAGCGGTAGGCCCTTCTCGATCTTGGTGAGGTCCGCGGCGACGTGCGGGTTGTCCACCGGCAGCAGGTCCAGCCGCGCCGCCCGCAGAATGTCCTTCGCCTTGCGCTGCATCACCGTGGCGCGCTTGAGCTTCTTGATCACCTTCTTCACGGTCTGCGCGTCCGCGAGCATGCTCAGGTAATCGGCTGCCGCCGGAAAGTCATGGGCCTCAGGGGCTTCCAGCCATTTCACGCTGAGCATCGCGTGCCTCCCGTCACCCGCGCCGACACCGAGGCAGCCTACCGCCTGGGCGCCCCGAAATTTGGGATCGGTAGTGATCCGGGCGGTCTGTACTGACGCCAGGACGACGCCATCGGGGCGGCGCACGAAGGAAGGAACCACACGTGAAACGTCTACTCGCAGCTGCGACGGGGACCTTGGGCTGCGCTGCGGCCGCGGTGACGCTGGTCGGCTGCTCGAGCGGCGGCCACTCGGCCGCTCCGGCATCGAGCACCGCGCCCAGCGCCTCCACCGGCACCAACGCACAGGTCAAGGTGGGCGGCGCCGACCTGCCGGGCGTCAACCCCGCCTCGGTCACCTGCGTGCGCACCGGCGGCAAGATCGACATCGGCAGCGGCTCCACCGGCGGCGCCCAGCAGGCGCTGGCCGTGGTGCTGACCGACGAGGCCACCCCGAAGGTCGAGTCGCTGGCGCTGGTCGTCGACGGCAACGCGCTGGCGGTCAGCAACAACATGGGCGCCAAGGTGGGGTCGGCCGACGTCGCGGTCGACGGCAAGACCTACACCATCACCGGCCAGGCGCAGGGCGCCGACATGAAGAACCCGATGGCCGGGATGATCACCAAGGACTTCAGCATCAAGGTGTCCTGCGGCTGATCGGTTGCGGCCCACGAGCGGCGGACGTGCCTCACTCACGCGTCCGCCGCTCGCGGTTCGGCCGACCAGAGCACCGCCCCGGTCTTATGATGCAGCCGTGTCGATCCCGGACGGGCTGCAGCGGGCCCGCCGCATGGCGTTAGCGGCCGACGAGGCCGGCGCCCGCGATCTGCTGCTGTCCCTGATACCGCGCATCGAACGGGACGACCGAGACGATCTCATGCTGGAAGTGCTTGCCCAGCTTGGCGAGATCTACCTGGCGCGCGGCGCCGACGACGGCGTCGAGGAATCGATCCGGCGCATCCAAGACTGCCTGGCCGCCTATGCGAGCATGCCCGCCGACGCCGAGAACGCGCGCATGATCTGCCGCTACTCGCGGCGGGCCAGGTTCCTGCAAACGGGTTTGGCCGCCGCACGCGGCGACCACGAAGGCGCCGCGGCGGCCCTGGACCTGTTGAGCGACACCGGCAGCGAATTCCCCGAGCTCGCCGCCGAACACGCGCAGCTGTGCGCTCGCGCGCGGGTGCTGTGCGCCACCGCGCTGTGCGACGACGACCTGCACGTGCAATCGGTTCCGTTGTGGGACAAGATACTTGAGCACATCGGCGACAGCGGCGACGACGACGAGAACGCCGATCACCTGTGGGTCACCGCGGCCACCGGATACGGCAGGTTCTGCGTCGAAACGGGGCGGTTGGCCGAAGCCGAGCCGTGGTTACGCCGCGCCGAGGCGCGGGCCGACGCCCACGGCTGGGAATTAGCCAGGGCCAGAGCACAATTGGAGCGGGCCACGGCGCGCTGGGCGGCCAACGACCATGCCGGCACCGAACAGCTGGTGTCGCAGGCCTATCCCGTCATCGCCCGGCATGCCCGCGCGCACGACGTCGCACGCTGCTGGCTGTACCTGGGACTCACCCGGCTGGGGTCGGGCGCCCTGGAAGCCGCCGACGAATGCTGGGAACACGCCGAGCGGCACTGGCGCGAGTTGGGAAAGCCGCTGCACCTTCATCGTATTCTGTTGCAGCGCAGCTGGATAGCGATCTTCTGGAGTCGCTTCGCCGACGCCGTCGAGCTGATCGCCCAGGCCCGGGAACTGCTGGACTCCTCACCGCGCAGCAGCTGGCTGCAGTACGCGCAACTGGACAGTCATCTCGGAACGGTGTGGCGCGCCGACGCTCTGGCGGACCTGGGTTTCGACAGCTCCGGCGCCCCCGAGGAGTCGCTGCAGGAGACCGAGGCGCGCCAGGCCGAGGGCCTCGGCATCCTGCGCGGCGAGGTCGGCACACCGGAATACCGGCGCGGCATGAGCAAGCTGCAGCAGGCGGCGGAGTTGAAAGTGCCCGCCGCGCTGGCGGTCGACTCGGTGCGGTATTCGATCGCTGACGCCGACGCGCGAGCACGCTGGGCCACCACCATCGCGGCGCCCATCCTGGCCGGCGCGTTCGCGGTGGCCTGGGAGTGGGAGAACACGGCGCTCATCAGTGAGCTGGTGGAATACCACAGCGCGCGAGGGACTTTCGAGGCCCTGCAGCGCCCGCAGACCGGCGAATGGGCGTCCACGGCCGTCGCGTCGGTTCCGCTGGACACCGGCGCCGAGCCCGCCGCGCTGGCCGCCGCCGGGCCGCCGGTGGCCGGCGGTGTGTCGCTGACCCGGCTGGGGCCGTTGCCGCCGTTGCGGATGCACCCGGGCGAGGCGCCGATCCTGGACCACTACCGCATGCTGGCCGTGCAACGCTACGGGCGCGCCGTCACCGCCGACGAGCCGGCCTGGTCGACGTGGCCGTGACCGAATCCGGCCGGCTGACACTGGTACTGCGCTACGCCGACCTCGGCATCGCCACCTACGCCAGCCTGCGGATCGTCGGGCAGCCCGAGCGGACCGTCGCCTGGGTGGTGGAGGAACCGCTGCTGCTGGCCGCCCTGCAGGAGCTCGCCGCAGCGTTGCCCGAGCCGCACGACGCCGAGAATCGGCGTGCCGCCATCGGCCGCGCGCTGAGCACCGGGGCCTTCGCCGCACCGGACACCGAACTCACGCTCGCCTACATCCTGGGCGTGCTGCTGATCGGCAGCGCGGGCTGGCAGCTGTTGACCGAATGTGTGTCGTCGCCGCGGGCGGTGCTGTTCGTCTCGCCCAGCGCGCGGCTGGCCCGGGTGCCCTGGGGGCTGCTGGCGATCCCGAAATCGGGGCCCAGCAAGGAGGAGCTGGTGCGCGCCCGCCAGGACGCGATCACCGCCGCCGGGCGCGCTGCGGCCCAAATCCCTTGGCGTCTAGTGGATTTGGCGGCACTGACCGACGGGCATCGGCTGATGGAACTGGTCGAGGTGCTGATGGCGGTACCCCCCAACATTGTGCACGCGCCGCGGACGGCCACCGAATGGGACGCCCGGCGCGACGGGCCGCCGTTGCTGGTGCTCGACCCGCGGGTGCCCGGGCAGCGGCCGGACTCCGCGCTCGGGTCGGTGCTGGGCAGGCCGTCGCCGGACACGCCGGTCGGCCGGCACTTCGCCGAGCTGATGCGGCGGCGACCCGTGCTGCCGCGGGTCGACGCGGTGGTCGACTTGTTCCGCCGGCGCGACGCCGACCGCCGCTGGCTGGCCGGGCTGTTGGCCCGATCCCCGTGCCGGCTGCTCTATGTCGGGCATGCCAGTTCGGCGGACGACGATCACCGGCACGGCGGCCGCGCCGATCGGGCGGCCCTGCATCTGGCCGACCCGGCGGCGGTGCCCGGCGACGCCAACGCCATCGGCGATCACCGGCCGCTGACCGCCTCGGATTTGATGGCGCTGCGGTTGCCGATGCCGCCGCGGGTGGCGCTGCTGGCCTGCGGGTCGGGCGGCGACTATCAGTTCGACGAGGCGACCGGTCTGGTGGCGGCGATGATCCTGAACGGGGCGCAGCTGGTGACCGCTACGCTGTGGTCGCTGCCGACGACCGCCGCCTACCGGCAATTCGCGATGCCGGCCCGCGGATCCCCCGAATCCGTCGACCCGATGGCCGATCTGGTGTCCGCCGTCGACACCGCGCACGACGCTCCCGCAGACGCCGGGTGCGCGCTGAACCGGTGGCAGCGCGCCCAGATGCGACGCTGGCGCGACGGGGATCGTGTTGCCAGCCCGCTGTATTGGGCCGCACTGGCCACCTTCACCGTCGATGGTGCGCGCTAGTGCTACAGCGCCGCCACCCATGCCGCATGCACGGCCAGCACGTCGTCGGGCAGCGAAAGCTCCTCGCGGGCAGCGGGATCGAAGGCGACCAGCACAACCAGCCCGGGCCGCAGCACGGACAGGTCCAGGTCGGCATCGCAGCGCGCCAGCTTGCCGATGAACGTCTCCCCCGACACGGCCACCACCTCGATGAAGACCTGACGCTTGACCTTGCGCACGGTGCCGACTCCGACGGTGCGGTTACTGACGTCCCGGCGGCGGCGGGATTTGAGCCAGTCGGCCAGCCGCAGCAGTGTGTTCATCCGCTCAGGGTGACGCGGCCGATCGGCTACCGAACCCAACTTCGCGGCTGCCGCAACCGTTGCGCCGGCCCTATTCTGTGCTGATGAGCGCCGAACCGCAGCCGCGGACCGTGCCGGCGGGAGCGGCGGCGGGGCACCCCCGCCGGTCGGTGATCGAGGCGGCGTGGCGGGCGATAGGGCCCGGCGTGGAGGTGCTCAGCGCCGACGACGGCGGCCCGTTGAGCCGCACCATCAAACGCATCATCGACCCGTTGGTGTTGCGGCTGCGGTCCAACCCGGCGTATTCGGCCCCGGTCGTCACGCCCGAGACGGCCGCGGCCATGCACGAGCTGATCGTCGGCAGCGGACCCGAATTACGCGCTGCCGCAGCATGGTTCGAGGCGCTCAAGCTGGAACGACGCCGACAGCGGATCCGCACCGGCAACGCGCAGGAACTCTACTTCCCGGTCTGCTTCGAACTGGCGGTGACCAAGGGCGCGCCGCCGCCGCACGATAACGAGACGGCGGCCGCCGTGCTCGCCGACATCCACCGGGATCGCGACCGCACCGCGATCGAGGTTCTGCACCGATACGCCGGCAACCCCGATGTCGTTGCCGCGCTGGCCGATCAGCTGCAGCGCAGCTGGCGCGACATGCGGGCCGGGCCCGTCGACACCGGCCCGTTTCTGGCGGAGCTCGCCACCGTGCTGGGGATGGCCGGAGGCCATCGCGGCGCGGCAGCCCGCCAACGCGTCTGGTCGGCGATGATCACCGACGCCACGCCCTACAATCTTGGGGCGCTGGCCCACATCGATTGCGCCTTGCTGCCCTGGTCCATCGTCGAGGTTGGGTTGAGTTCCGTTGAGCCGCAACGTGTCCCGGAGGTCGCGGCGGCCTCCGAGGGGGAGCGCCCGCTGGATCGCAGCGTGCTGGACCGGGTGCGCGCCACCCTGCGGCGCGCCCTGGACCGCGACGCGCTGCCCGACATCCCGTTGCTGTGCGAGGAGGAGGTCGACCGGGCCTGCGCGCCCTGGGGATTGCTGGCCGAGGACAAGCAGGCCACGCTGGTGGCCGGCATCGAGGTCGCCGTGCAGCTGGCCCCGCTGGACCCGTCCGCCTGCTGCCGCGACGACCTGGCGGCGCAGATCCAGGCGCGGCTGCGCAAGGAAGCCTACGTCTTGCACGCCCGGCGCTATCTTGCCGACAACGGCCCGATCCATCCCCGCCAGCAGCAAGTGGTCGAGGACCTCGCCGCGTTCGCGCAGCCCTACCTGAGTCGGCTGTGGGCGCGGCTGCACGGGCGCGACGTGTGGCAGGAGCCCTGCGACGACGTCGACGACGTGCGGGCACTGCTCGACGGGGTGGCCCGCTCGGTGAGCCTCGACCACCGGCAGCGGATCAAGGCGATGCTGGAATTGCAGGTGGCCGGATGAGATTGGTTGCCGATTCCGGGCTTTGGACCACCGGCCGGGCAGACGTCACCGAGGAGCCGCCGCTGGTGGCCCTGCTGGAGGTCAGCGGCGCGGTGCTGTCGTGGACCCTGGACGATCCGGACGACGCGCCGCCCCGGCTCACCTTCACCGACGTGTCGCGGGCGGACTGGTTGTGGCGGGTGCTCGGCGAAGCCGGGCATGTGGCGCTGGTGTCGGCGGTGCGGGACGCGGCCGTCCCAGCGGGCGGCATCGAGCTTGCCGGCGTCGACGTCGCGCCGGGCGCGCTGGCCCCGCTGCGCAGGCTGGCCACCGGTCACTGGTTGCGCCGCTGGTGGCCGGCCAGCAGGCAGGACGGCATCGCGGGCCTGGACCGTGCCCTACTGGACGCCGAGCTCGCGCTGCTGACCGCGGGTGCGCAGCACTTCTTCCCCGACGACACCCTGGACTCCGACGTGGCCGGGCTGCTGGCGCCGCACGCCACCGCGCTGCTGGGCCATCTCGTCAGCCCCGATCCGCGGGTGGCGGACCTGGTGCGCGCGAGCGCCGGCCTGGCCGACGGCATCGGCGTGGACGCCGGGCGATGGCCGGAACTGCTTGCCGCGCTTGATGATTCGAGTCTGGTCGTGGCGCCGAGCGATCGGCGCGACGACTACGCGCTGGCCGCCGGCGCCGGAGCCGGGCCCCGCGCGGCGGCCATCGCCCGCGGCGTCGCATCCGTCGCCTGGTCGGGGGTGCCGCCCGGTGTCTTCGATGCGGCCGAGGACACCGTCGGCTGGAGCATCCGGGTCGACGGTTCGGCCGTCGTCGCCGTCGTGCAGGCCGACGTCATCGGACCGGACCCGGCCACCGGGATCGCGGTGCGGCTGCGCTCGGCCGCCGTCGAGGGTGCGGGCGCCCTGGACGCCGCCGGCCGCGCGACCTTCCCGCTGACCGGCGCCCGCGGGGCACTGACCGAGTCGGCGGCCTGGGGCCACGACTGGTCGGCGACCGAGGTGCACGTCGGCGCCGCGGTGTCGACCGAGTCGCCGCACACCCGCGAGCGGGTGCGCCGGTGGGCGCGGGCACGGCTGGAGTCGCCGCCCCGGGACGCCTTCCTGGCCGAAAGATTGGCCGCCGAATCTGCCTATTAGGCCTACTAAGAACCCCGCCGATTCCCTATGCTGAGCGAGTGCCAAACACCTATCGAGTGGTTCAGTGGAACACCGGCAATGTCGGCAAGAGCTCGCTGAAGTCGATCGTCACCAACCCCACGCTGGAACTGGTGGGCTGCTATGCCTGGTCGGCGGAGAAGGTCGGCCGCGACGCCGGTGAGCTGGTCGGCATCCCGCCGCTGGGGGTCGCGGCCACCAACGACGTCGACGAGCTGCTGGCCCTCAAGCCGGACTGCGTGGTCTACAACCCGATGTGGATCGACGTCGACGAACTGGTCCGCATCCTGTCCGCCGGCGTCAACGTGGTGACCACGGCGTCGTTCATCACCGGCGGAAACCTCGGCGACGGCCGGGACCGGATCCTGCAGGCCTGCCAGCAGGGCGGCGCCACCATCTTCGGCTCCGGCGTCAGCCCGGGTTTCGCCGAGCTGCTGGCCATCGTGTCGGCGATGGTGTGCAACCGGATCGACAAGGTCACCGTCAACGAGGCCGCCGACACCACCTTCTACGACTCGCCGGAGACCGAGAAGCCGGTCGGCTTCGGCCAGCCCATCGACCACCCGGACCTGCCGGCGATGGCGGCCAAAGGCACGGCCATCTTCGGCGAGGCCGTCCGGCTGGTGGGCGACGCACTCGGCGTGGAGCTCGACGACGTGCGCTGCGTGGCCGAGTTCGCCCAGACCACCGAGGACCTGGTGATGGCGTCCTGGACCATTCCCGCGGGGCACGTCGCGGGCACCTACATCAGCTGGCAGGGCATCGTCGGCGACCAGGTGCTGATCGACTTGAACGTGCGGTGGCGCAAGGGACAGACGCTGGACCCGGACTGGAAGATCGAGCAGGACGGCTGGGTCATCCAGATCGACGGGCAGCCCACCGTGACCACCAAGGTGGGCTTCCTGCCGCCGCCGTACTTCGAGGCCACCACGATCGAGGAGTTCATGGACCTCGGTCACATCATGACGGCGATGCCGGCCATCAACGCGATCCCGGCCGTGGTCGCCGCGGCGCCCGGCATCGCCAGCTACGCCGACCTTCCGCTGACACTGCCCCGCGGCAACGCGCACGTCGCCGGCCGGCCATAGCGCCGCCGGTAGCCATCAGTCGGCGCGCTCCGGCGGCTCGGGATCGCCGGACCGATCGGGCGGCGACTCGTTCAGATAGCGCCGCAGCCGCAGCAGCTGATTGACGACGATGCCGATGCCCAGCAGCATCAGGCCCGCCACCACTGCCACCACGATCGCGGTGCTCACGGGGTCCATGATGGCAGGGCCGGGTTTGCGAATCCGCGTTTGCCGGGTAGAAAGCAGGCCATGAGCTTCCAGGTGCGGGCGGCGTTGACTGTCCTGACGGCCGCGGCGGCACTCTGCGTCGCGCCGATGCCGGGCGCGCCGGCGGCCGGCGCCGATCCGTGCCCGGACGTGGAAGTGGTGTTCGCCCGCGGCTCCGGGGAGCCACCCGGCATCGGCGGCATCGGTCAGCCCTTCGTGGACGCGTTGCGCTCGCAGATCGGCTCGCGATCGCTGGCCGTGTACGCGGTGAAATACCCTGCCAGCACTGACTTTTCCAATCCCGATTTCCCGGCCACCGTGATCGACGGAATCCGCGACGCCAGTTCGCATCTCGAGTCGATGGTGGCCAGTTGCCCCAACACCCGGGAGGTGCTGGGCGGCTACTCGCAGGGCGCCGCGGTGGCCGGCTACACCACGTCGGCGGCCGTGCCCCCGGGCGTGCCCGCCTCCGCGGTGCCCCCGCCGATGCCGCCCGAGGTCGCCAAACACGTCGCCGCGGTCACGCTGTTCGGCACGCCGTCGGGCCAGTTCCTGCAGAAGTATCACGCGCCGCCGTTGGCCATCGGCCCGCTGTATCAGCCCAAGACGCTGCAGCTGTGCGCCGTCGGCGACCCGATCTGCGGCACCGGCGGCGACGACCTGGCCGCGCACACGTCGTATCCGGTGAACGGCATGACGAACCAGGCCGCCCAATACGTCTTTAGCCACCTGTAGCGGCCCTGGGAGAATGCGGGCCATGCGGGTTCTCATCACGGGCGGTACTGGATTCGTCGGCGGGTGGACCGCCAAGGCCATCTCCGATGCCGGGCATTCGATCCGGTTCCTGGTGCGAAACCCGGGCAAGCTGCAGACCTCGGTCGCCAAACTGGGCGTCGACGTGTCGGACTTCGCCGTCGCCGACATCACCGATCGCGTCGCGGTGCGCGAGGCGTTGCAGGGCTGCGACGCCGTGGTGCACAGCGCCGCCCTGGTCGCCACCGACCCGCGCCAGACGGCCGAGATGCTCGCCACCAACATGCAGGGCGCCCAGAACGTGCTGGGCCAGTCCGTCGAGCTGGGCCTGGATCCCATCGTCCACGTGTCGAGCTTCACCGCGCTGTTCCATCCGGACCTGGAGACGCTGACGGCGGAGTTGCCGGTGGTCGGTGGGGCCGACGGCTACGGCACGTCCAAGGCGCAGGTGGAGATCTATGCCCGAGGGCTGCAGGATGCGGGCGCGCCGGTGAACATCACCTACCCGGGCATGGTGCTCGGCCCGCCGGTCGGCGACCAGTTCGGCGAGGCGGGTGAGGGCGTGCGGGCCGCCCTGCAGATGCACGCGATCCCGGGCCGCAGCGCGGCGTGGCTGATCGTCGACGTCCGCGATCTGGCGGCGCTGCATGCGGCGCTGCTGGAGCCCGGCCGCGGGCCGCGCCGCTACACCGCCGGCGGGCACCGGGTTCCCGCGAGCGACCTCGCTGCCCTGCTCGGCGAGGTGGCCGGCACGCCGATGGTCGCCGTCCCGATCCCGGACACCGCGCTGCGCGTCGCGGGCGCGGTGCTGGACCGGGCCGGCCGTTTCCTGCCGTTCGAGACCCCGTTCACCTGGGCGGGCATGCAGTACTACACCCAGATGCCGGCATCGGACGACTCGCCGAGCGAACGGGAACTCGGCATCACCTATCGGGAT encodes the following:
- a CDS encoding cutinase family protein gives rise to the protein MSFQVRAALTVLTAAAALCVAPMPGAPAAGADPCPDVEVVFARGSGEPPGIGGIGQPFVDALRSQIGSRSLAVYAVKYPASTDFSNPDFPATVIDGIRDASSHLESMVASCPNTREVLGGYSQGAAVAGYTTSAAVPPGVPASAVPPPMPPEVAKHVAAVTLFGTPSGQFLQKYHAPPLAIGPLYQPKTLQLCAVGDPICGTGGDDLAAHTSYPVNGMTNQAAQYVFSHL
- a CDS encoding NAD(P)H-dependent amine dehydrogenase family protein, with product MPNTYRVVQWNTGNVGKSSLKSIVTNPTLELVGCYAWSAEKVGRDAGELVGIPPLGVAATNDVDELLALKPDCVVYNPMWIDVDELVRILSAGVNVVTTASFITGGNLGDGRDRILQACQQGGATIFGSGVSPGFAELLAIVSAMVCNRIDKVTVNEAADTTFYDSPETEKPVGFGQPIDHPDLPAMAAKGTAIFGEAVRLVGDALGVELDDVRCVAEFAQTTEDLVMASWTIPAGHVAGTYISWQGIVGDQVLIDLNVRWRKGQTLDPDWKIEQDGWVIQIDGQPTVTTKVGFLPPPYFEATTIEEFMDLGHIMTAMPAINAIPAVVAAAPGIASYADLPLTLPRGNAHVAGRP
- a CDS encoding NAD-dependent epimerase/dehydratase family protein; this translates as MRVLITGGTGFVGGWTAKAISDAGHSIRFLVRNPGKLQTSVAKLGVDVSDFAVADITDRVAVREALQGCDAVVHSAALVATDPRQTAEMLATNMQGAQNVLGQSVELGLDPIVHVSSFTALFHPDLETLTAELPVVGGADGYGTSKAQVEIYARGLQDAGAPVNITYPGMVLGPPVGDQFGEAGEGVRAALQMHAIPGRSAAWLIVDVRDLAALHAALLEPGRGPRRYTAGGHRVPASDLAALLGEVAGTPMVAVPIPDTALRVAGAVLDRAGRFLPFETPFTWAGMQYYTQMPASDDSPSERELGITYRDPRQTLADTFAALSATS
- a CDS encoding CHAT domain-containing protein, encoding MAVTESGRLTLVLRYADLGIATYASLRIVGQPERTVAWVVEEPLLLAALQELAAALPEPHDAENRRAAIGRALSTGAFAAPDTELTLAYILGVLLIGSAGWQLLTECVSSPRAVLFVSPSARLARVPWGLLAIPKSGPSKEELVRARQDAITAAGRAAAQIPWRLVDLAALTDGHRLMELVEVLMAVPPNIVHAPRTATEWDARRDGPPLLVLDPRVPGQRPDSALGSVLGRPSPDTPVGRHFAELMRRRPVLPRVDAVVDLFRRRDADRRWLAGLLARSPCRLLYVGHASSADDDHRHGGRADRAALHLADPAAVPGDANAIGDHRPLTASDLMALRLPMPPRVALLACGSGGDYQFDEATGLVAAMILNGAQLVTATLWSLPTTAAYRQFAMPARGSPESVDPMADLVSAVDTAHDAPADAGCALNRWQRAQMRRWRDGDRVASPLYWAALATFTVDGAR
- a CDS encoding aminotransferase class I/II-fold pyridoxal phosphate-dependent enzyme — its product is MSLESLTPAELAEVHARHQQGYADLQAKKLSLDLTRGKPAPAQLDLSNALLSLPGDDYRDSEGTDTRNYGGLHGLPELRAIFGELLGIPVQNLIAGNNSSLELMHDLVAFSMLYGGVDSQRPWKDEPSVKFLCPVPGYDRHFAITETMGIEMIPVPMLSDGPDVGLIEELVAADPAIKGMWTVPVFGNPTGVTYSWDTVLRLVQMRTAAADFRLFWDNAYAVHTLTHDFIRQVDVLGLAAAAGNPNRPYVFASTSKITFAGAGVSFFGGSLGNIAWYLQYAGKKSIGPDKVNQLRHLRFFRDADGVRLHMLRHQQILAPKFALALEILDQRLSDSKIASWTEPKGGYFISLDVLPGTAKRTVALAKDAGIAVTEAGASFPYRKDPNDTNIRIAPTFPSLPDLRDAVDGLATCALLAASESLLARDRV
- a CDS encoding lipoprotein LpqH produces the protein MGCAAAAVTLVGCSSGGHSAAPASSTAPSASTGTNAQVKVGGADLPGVNPASVTCVRTGGKIDIGSGSTGGAQQALAVVLTDEATPKVESLALVVDGNALAVSNNMGAKVGSADVAVDGKTYTITGQAQGADMKNPMAGMITKDFSIKVSCG